TCCTCTTGCTATCAATTTTAGTTCAAGAACAGGGTGTTGCAACAACAAGAGCGCAATGGTGCGACTTGGCACGGTTGATGCTTTTCTGTTTGGCAAGGAGCAGAGCCGACATGAATGCAGCTTTCAGCATATGGGAAGAACGAATCGCACCGGTCTTTGACGTGGCCTCTCAAGTGGCCATTGTCGACGAGGAGTCGGGCGACACTGAACCCGACCGGATATCACTGACCTGCCATGTGCCTGAGACAGTCATTTCCACTCTTCTCGGACGCCGGGTGTCCATTCTGATCTGTGGAGCCATTTCAAGACCGCTTCACGACACCTTTGTTTTACGGGGCATAGCGGTTCATCCCTTTGTTGCCGGAGAACTGGCAACGGTGATCCGGGCATGGCGGGAAAAACGGCTGAAAGAGGATTGTTTTCGCATGCCGGGCTGCGGATATGCCGCAGATCGTGCACATGCCGGAGGCCATGGACAACGGTTCCGCCGGAGGGGCGGTTCGGGGTTGCCGTACGGAGCATCCGTCATCCCGACCGAAAACGCCATGTGCCGCTGCCCCATGTGCGGATACGCACTCGTGCACGAACCGGGCGTGCCCTGCTCAAGGCAACGGTGCCCCAACTGCCACGCGCCAATGGTGCGGGCGTAACCGTAATACAAGGAGGCAATCATGCCACGCAGAGACGGAACAGGACCTAATGGGATGGGCTCGCGCTCAGGGCGCGGTCTTGGAATGTGCACCGGGGTCAACGCGCCCCGCTTCGGCGGAGGATTTGGCGCTGGCTACGGCATGGGCGGCGGCATGCGCGCCCGCAACGGCTCCGGCTTCGGATTCCGAGGCGGCAGGGGCTACGGCGGTGGCCGTGCATGGGGAAACACCCCTGCCTTTGGCGGCGGGTATCCCATGGCTCAATCATCCCTGGAAGAACGCGCAGCCACCCTGGAAGCCGAGCTGAAAACCCTGCGCCAACGTATGGCTGAAATGGAAAAGGAAAGCGCTGAATAGCCTTTCCCAAGACAACCTGTTTATGCGGCGGTGTACCCCATACACCGCCGTAAAACCTTATAAAATCATGGATTAAACAATGGCCGACTTTGATGTTTTCGTAGACGATTTGCAACACCAGATTAACGAACAGGCAAAATCCGCCTATGGCGAGAAGGCCTTTGATCGGTGGTGTAAAACACCCCATCAGGGGAAACCGCCCGCCACGAATTGCCAAGGAACATCCACAGGCAAATGCGGCGACACCATAGACATCTTCCTTCACATCGAAAACGACGAAGTACGCGACGCCGGTTTTCTCACCAACGGTTGTGCATCCAGCATAATGAGCGGCTCCATGGCTGCCGAGCTGGCCCTGCTCAAACGGTGCGACGACCTGATTTCCGTTACCGGCGAAATGATTCGCGACAGCCTTGGCGGATTGCTCAAGGATGACGAACACTGTGCCTGGTTGGCGGCAAACGCCCTGCACGACGCCGTGGGAGATTATTTCAAACGCAGCATACACCAAACCAAAGGGACTGGAAGCAACACTCCCCCAACGGAGGCATCATGACCAAGATAGGCATCATCCGCTGTGAAAAAAACGAGAAAACCTGCCCGCTCACCGGATGCATCACCTGCCTGGAGCAACGTTCCCAAGCGTTCGGGTCCTATGACCAGACCCGACTGGCAGGCGTTTTCACCTGCCGCTGTGACGAGGACAACGTGGAAGACCTGGCCCGGATACTCAAGGCCAAGGGAGTCGAGGCCATCCACGTTCCCACTTGCCTGTTCGCCAACAAGGTGGACGGCAAATGGACCCTGGACGGCGGCGGACTCTGCGACAAACTCGACACGCTGCTCGACCGCATGCGCAACGCCTCCGGGCTTCCCTGCATCCAAGGCACGGCCCACCTGCCCGAAGGGTTTGTGCCTGAAGTTTGATATTGTCTGCCTTCACCCTTACCAACCGAGGAGTTTACCATGCTCATGACCGATCTGCTTTCCAAGGAACAATGGACTGATTTTGAGAAAAGCCTGCACAACGATTGGGGTTTCAATGCTTGCGCCTACGACTCCAAGGGCATGACCTTTACCGGCTTCAAGAACTTTGTTAACCCGCTGTGTGCCGAGATCAAATCCCACCCCGAAGGCATCCAGGCCATCTGTTCGGTGGCGCACCAGAACATGGCCCGGCAGGCGCAAGCCACGAAGAAAACCGTCATCGAACAATGTGACGCAGGGCTGCTCAAGATTTGCACTCCGATCTTCGTGAAGGGTGAATTCATCGGCATTGTGGGCGGCTGTGGCCGGTTGCCCCAAGACTCTGAGGTCGAGACCTTCACGGTGCACAAGGCCATTGGCGTGCCCCTTGAAACCCTGGAGAAACTGGCGCAAGAAGTACCGACCATCACCATGGAAAAAGCCCGGAATGTGGCTGCTTTCCTGGAAGGATTTGTGGCAGATATCCCCGCCGCCTGACATTGGCGCACATCCACGAACACTCACGACGAATCCAGAGAGGACACCTGCAATGGACACTGCACTCACCGAGGAACTGACAATGTTTCTCGACACATGGTCAACGGACCCCAATCGGACAAAGCCCTGTTTCCTGGCCTTCAAGGAACACCTTGAAAGCCTGGACGGCGTTCTCTTCAATTTCATAGCCCGCCCCGGCATCACCTATTCCCTTCGAGTGGCCCATGCCAATCAGCAAAAGCGGGGACTCTTCGCCATGGTGGACATCATTGATGACGACCCGGCCGATCGGTGGCTTTCGGTCTGTTTCTACAATGAACTGGTGGACGACCCAAAGGGGTTGGGAGACGAAGTCCCAGGCGGCCTCCTGGGGGAAGATGCCAAGTGTTTCGATTTGTACGAATCAGACGATTCCAAGATGGAATACATCAAGGACCGTCTCTGCGCCGCATGTGAAGCCGCATCCAGAGAGCACTAACCGGGCAGCAAGAAACCCAAGGGCCAGCCGCCATGGTCCAATGAACTGACACTCTAGAAATCAAATACGGGGACACGGCTCCCCTCTGCGCAATTCAAAGCGGATAGAAGGAAGGCGAACGTCGACATTGCCGACGATCGCCCTTTCTCTATCCGTTGCCGAAGCGGCCCGCCAGGGCCGAACTCCGATTCTCTACCGCCGTATTCCACAAGCTTGGCCAAGCCCCAGCCTTGGCAAGACTATCAAGCTACGGCACAATAAATACCTCTTCTTTTGGCAATATTGCCACATTCTTGCGAGATCTTTTTTTCGTGCAAAACCCTGCGAAAACAAGGGATAATACGGTAAATCGGATAAGATATTCGCATTCATGTGCAGGAAACGGCACCGGCACACGGCTTGCATTTCCACACATGCACTTTCACGCAACCCCGACTGAGGCAGCCGACAATCAACCCTTTCTCATTCCTGTCGATAAGGAAATCTCATGCCAAGCAACAAGGCAATCTTCAGCAGCATTCCCATTCCTGCGATTCTCTTGTCCCATGAAGGAAGCATATTGGAGTCGAACAAATACGCACAGACTCTTTTCTCTGAAGCAGGGAATCCAGACAGCATGACCAAAACCATACAAGATTGGTTGGGTGATGACGTAACAAGCTTCATAAAAACCACGGACAACACTGCCACCGTCGAGCGAATCTTTGAAAAAACCGGATATTGCCCCAGACGCTTCAAGATCAGCATGTCCAAAGTCGACTGCTTCGGGTTGAGGCCGGAGGCCATGGTCATATGCACTGAC
This window of the Pseudodesulfovibrio sp. S3 genome carries:
- a CDS encoding DUF5320 domain-containing protein codes for the protein MPRRDGTGPNGMGSRSGRGLGMCTGVNAPRFGGGFGAGYGMGGGMRARNGSGFGFRGGRGYGGGRAWGNTPAFGGGYPMAQSSLEERAATLEAELKTLRQRMAEMEKESAE
- a CDS encoding iron-sulfur cluster assembly scaffold protein, with amino-acid sequence MADFDVFVDDLQHQINEQAKSAYGEKAFDRWCKTPHQGKPPATNCQGTSTGKCGDTIDIFLHIENDEVRDAGFLTNGCASSIMSGSMAAELALLKRCDDLISVTGEMIRDSLGGLLKDDEHCAWLAANALHDAVGDYFKRSIHQTKGTGSNTPPTEAS
- a CDS encoding CGGC domain-containing protein, with translation MTKIGIIRCEKNEKTCPLTGCITCLEQRSQAFGSYDQTRLAGVFTCRCDEDNVEDLARILKAKGVEAIHVPTCLFANKVDGKWTLDGGGLCDKLDTLLDRMRNASGLPCIQGTAHLPEGFVPEV
- a CDS encoding PocR ligand-binding domain-containing protein, which gives rise to MLMTDLLSKEQWTDFEKSLHNDWGFNACAYDSKGMTFTGFKNFVNPLCAEIKSHPEGIQAICSVAHQNMARQAQATKKTVIEQCDAGLLKICTPIFVKGEFIGIVGGCGRLPQDSEVETFTVHKAIGVPLETLEKLAQEVPTITMEKARNVAAFLEGFVADIPAA